A region from the Amycolatopsis camponoti genome encodes:
- a CDS encoding HAD family hydrolase, producing MNWIVFDYGDVLSKPSLARPDMAAAMGAPLPEFEKAYWDYRIPYDAGSTPLEYWQAVGKALGVSVDETLSAELTRIDVEGWAHLEPSSQALVEALSEAGASLALLSNAPVVFGEWVRAQDWARHFRVTLFSGDVRCVKPDAKIFRLLLDELGAEPADCLFFDDRPSNVDGARAVGLKAQVWNGADAARAWLD from the coding sequence GTGAACTGGATCGTGTTCGACTACGGCGACGTGCTGAGCAAGCCGAGCCTGGCGCGCCCGGACATGGCCGCGGCGATGGGCGCGCCGCTGCCGGAGTTCGAGAAGGCGTACTGGGACTACCGGATTCCCTACGACGCCGGGAGCACGCCGCTCGAATACTGGCAGGCGGTCGGCAAGGCGCTGGGCGTGTCCGTCGACGAAACACTGTCGGCCGAGCTGACCCGCATCGACGTCGAAGGCTGGGCTCACCTCGAGCCGTCTTCGCAGGCGCTGGTCGAAGCGCTCTCCGAGGCCGGTGCGTCGCTGGCGCTGCTGTCGAACGCCCCGGTGGTGTTCGGCGAGTGGGTCCGCGCGCAGGACTGGGCCCGCCACTTCCGCGTGACGCTCTTCTCGGGCGACGTCCGGTGCGTCAAGCCGGACGCGAAGATCTTCCGGCTGCTGCTCGACGAACTGGGCGCGGAGCCCGCCGACTGCCTGTTCTTCGACGACCGTCCGTCCAATGTGGATGGCGCACGGGCGGTGGGGCTCAAGGCGCAGGTGTGGAACGGCGCCGACGCCGCCCGGGCCTGGCTGGACTGA
- a CDS encoding SAM-dependent methyltransferase — translation MTTELPPARVDFDRPNIARVFDALMGGQDNYEADRAVLREILAVAPESPAMAREVRQWLVRAVRYLTERLGVDQFLDLGSGFPTVENTHQVAQRYNPEAHVVYVDNDPVVQAHNRALLVDNDFTHISGGDLLRSGETLADVGRFLDFDRPVGLVLCAIVHHITDLEQARQVVKSYVGALAPGSYLVLLHQHNPDDGSAAADVATALQKRYSGTGLGTRYRTRAEITSFFDGLDLLEPGVTAPHLWWPDGPRLAPLTPVNWTSLCGVARIP, via the coding sequence ATGACGACCGAACTCCCGCCGGCCCGCGTCGACTTCGACCGGCCGAACATAGCGCGTGTCTTCGACGCGCTGATGGGCGGCCAGGACAACTACGAGGCCGACCGCGCGGTGCTGCGGGAGATCCTGGCGGTCGCGCCGGAGTCGCCGGCGATGGCGCGGGAAGTGCGGCAGTGGCTCGTCCGCGCCGTGCGGTACCTGACCGAACGCCTCGGCGTCGACCAGTTCCTCGACCTCGGCTCGGGCTTCCCGACGGTGGAGAACACCCACCAGGTGGCGCAGCGGTACAACCCCGAGGCGCACGTCGTCTACGTCGACAACGACCCGGTCGTGCAGGCGCACAACCGGGCGTTGCTCGTCGACAACGACTTCACGCACATCTCGGGCGGCGACCTGCTGCGGTCCGGCGAAACACTCGCGGACGTCGGGCGGTTCCTCGACTTCGACCGGCCCGTCGGGCTCGTGCTCTGCGCGATCGTCCACCACATCACGGACCTGGAGCAGGCGCGGCAGGTGGTCAAGTCCTACGTCGGCGCGCTGGCGCCGGGGTCGTACCTGGTCCTGCTCCACCAGCACAACCCGGACGACGGCTCCGCGGCGGCGGACGTCGCGACGGCCCTGCAGAAGAGGTACAGCGGCACCGGGCTCGGCACGCGCTACCGCACGCGGGCCGAGATCACGTCGTTCTTCGACGGCCTCGACCTGCTCGAGCCCGGGGTCACGGCGCCGCACCTGTGGTGGCCGGACGGGCCGCGCCTGGCGCCGCTGACGCCCGTCAACTGGACGTCGCTGTGCGGCGTGGCGCGGATCCCCTGA
- a CDS encoding pyridoxal phosphate-dependent aminotransferase: MADLEAGPALRAGVPPFHVMDVLSAAGARQRSHGDLVSLAAGQPSVPAPEPVLDAAREALGKSTLGYTEQLGIPELRDAVAGHYRRKYQLDVSARDVVMTTGSSGGFLLAFLSAFDPGAKVAMARPGYPAYRNLLSVLGCEVVEFATTAETNFQPTVALLDELGPIDGLIVASPSNPTGTVLPPGELAAITGWCSSHGVQLISDEIYHGISYGAELDCAWQFGREPLVLGSFSKYFAMTGWRLGWMLVPQRLHRAVDVLTGNFTICPPAVSQYAALAAFTPEAYAEADAHVGHYRANRDRLFAGLKSIGLDKLAPADGAFYAYADVSAYTQDSLSWCQRLLADTGLAITPGVDFDPVDGGKYVRFSFAGSAEDIDEGVRRLGAWLGQGEP; this comes from the coding sequence ATGGCCGACCTCGAGGCGGGTCCCGCGCTGCGGGCCGGTGTGCCGCCCTTCCACGTCATGGACGTCCTTTCCGCGGCGGGTGCCCGGCAGCGCAGCCACGGCGATCTCGTGTCGCTCGCCGCCGGGCAGCCTTCCGTGCCCGCGCCGGAACCCGTTCTCGACGCCGCACGCGAAGCGCTCGGAAAAAGCACCCTCGGCTACACCGAACAGCTCGGCATCCCCGAGCTGCGGGACGCCGTCGCGGGGCACTACCGGCGGAAGTACCAGCTCGACGTCAGCGCGCGGGACGTCGTCATGACCACCGGGTCGTCCGGGGGCTTCCTGCTCGCCTTCCTCAGCGCCTTCGACCCCGGCGCCAAGGTCGCGATGGCCCGGCCCGGCTACCCCGCCTACCGCAACCTGCTGTCCGTCCTCGGCTGCGAGGTCGTCGAGTTCGCCACCACGGCCGAGACGAACTTCCAGCCGACCGTCGCCCTGCTCGACGAGCTCGGCCCGATCGACGGCCTGATCGTCGCCAGCCCGAGCAACCCGACCGGGACCGTGCTGCCGCCCGGGGAACTGGCCGCGATCACCGGCTGGTGCTCGTCGCACGGCGTTCAGCTGATCAGCGACGAGATCTACCACGGCATCTCCTACGGCGCCGAGCTCGACTGCGCGTGGCAGTTCGGCCGTGAGCCGCTCGTGCTCGGCAGCTTCTCGAAGTACTTCGCGATGACCGGCTGGCGGCTCGGCTGGATGCTCGTGCCGCAGCGCCTCCACCGCGCCGTCGACGTCCTGACCGGCAACTTCACCATCTGCCCGCCCGCGGTTTCGCAGTACGCGGCGCTCGCCGCCTTCACGCCGGAGGCGTACGCGGAGGCCGACGCGCACGTCGGGCACTACCGCGCCAACCGCGACCGGCTCTTCGCCGGCCTCAAGAGCATCGGCCTCGACAAGCTCGCCCCCGCCGACGGTGCCTTCTACGCCTACGCCGACGTCAGCGCGTACACCCAGGACAGTCTGAGCTGGTGCCAGCGGCTGCTCGCCGACACGGGACTCGCCATCACGCCCGGCGTCGACTTCGACCCGGTCGACGGCGGCAAGTACGTGCGGTTTTCCTTCGCCGGGAGCGCCGAGGACATCGACGAAGGCGTCCGGCGGCTGGGTGCGTGGCTGGGCCAGGGGGAACCCTGA